GTAAAGTATGCAGAAAAGGCCAGAGGCCGTCATTGCAAACTTTTTAAGATTTTGACTGAGTAagagaaaataataattcacttaTCCCTCTATAGAATTTCCCTTACTAGATAAGGATATTTTAGGATCCTGACAATTGAGGCATACATTTAAGGGAGAATATATGAACCCGAGAAGGGTGCCTTAACCTTGAGAGATGATATTTCAACCTTTTTGTTAATAAACTATATTTGAAAGCCTTTTTCGCAAAAATGAATTTAGAAAAACCTCAAAGCTACCTACATTTTAGATACTATTTGCAATAGGATAGGTGTTATTAACACGTTAGTCTGATACTTACTCTACATGTTAGTTTTGCATTTGATAGAGCTCAATTGACTAGACGATTTGGTCTTGTGTGTATTTAGCATTTAGCTCTAATTAGTTCTTCAACCTCAATGAATTGTGTGACCTACTGAAAACAAAGTCATGGATACCTTGTGGCCGACCcgtttaatatgtaaaacataggGCTTGGCAGCTACACGGCACAGGCCGAGAcacaattttttaacatagtATAATCtgaacttaatataaaaaagttaacaCATTTTTAAGGGAAAAAtggtaacagtgactttgaccccaTATGAACAACCTCACTTGAAAACTAACATCGCATGCATACTAATATCTTTATGGGAGGATTATTTCTCTAACTAAAGTACTCTTAAGATATGTGTTACACTAATTCCCATTATCGATAACCCAATATGCACAACTTCACATGTTGATTAACATTGGTTTAATATGAAACTTATCATTAACCAAATGAATAAACCACCTACACTTACAAACAAAAGTATGTTCTGAATAATAAACTTAAGAGCGTATGAACGAAACATTTTCCTCTTCTTCCATTCAGTAGCATCTAGGAAGTTGTTAAAGCATGAAGAATGATACCAATTCACTATATTCATAATACTAAAAAACTATGGCAACGAATCGCAAGCTCACTGTTCAAGTCGATATCATTTTACCGATTCGCTATACTTGACGCGAACAGTAGTAACACGAGGGATCCCATTTTTATTACCTACGTCTAAACATAGATTCACCACACTCGTAAGATATGAGGTAGTACATATAAATACTTGACAGTTTTGATTCAAAATGGATAATATCTCGGACAGAATGAATACCTTCGACAACTGGCAGTACACAGCATCGCCATCTAAATTGGCAGAAGCGGGGTTCTTTTCTATAGGTAACTCACTATATTTCAATCGTAAGTCTAACGATACTTAAAACGACGACATCgatttttcaaaacttgttaTTCTTTTCTATTCCGAGTTCTTTTAAATGGGTCACATCAATCAAAAGTATGCGAAATATTTACTTtcgaaataaacattatttgatgCAATACATGCTATTCGTGCAGTACGTTTATGTTAATTAAGGTTACCACGACATTGTGAAGTGTTATTCATGCGGCACCTCTCTTCGTTACCTGACTGAGGATGATGACCCATGGGCAGTGCATGAACAGGTGTCGAATCTCTGTCCTTTCCTGACAAGTGTGAGTATGAAAGAATTACgacagcaaaaaaaatcaaagtactgCAGGGGACTGTTGGCCAGATGACATTGTACTTTGTCATGCTGATTGAAGAGGCAGAATGATTATTTTTCCATTGAATGGAGACTATGTTTAGAGCTTATAAAATGTCCAAATGTATATAGTGATGACTATTTTGTGTACTATTTGTTTTGTACTGCTACGAAGCGTTGAGGGTAAGTATCACAGTGGTTGCTATGTAACAATAAAATTCTCCCCATAAGTGCACCAAATGTCCAAACAGCCTTGCTTTCGAGAGTACGACGTGTTCACAAAATAGCATGTTCTAGTTGTAAACTCCAAGTTTCGCTTGCATATGCATTCTGATTGTACACTTTTTTCAAGcttaaaatcaaacacaaaGCATCACaagtatatacattgtatatttgaattaaatttgtatgattgtttacaatataaacattccttTCTGTAGTTGTTTTCGTCCGTGGGATAGAACTTCTTAATCAGCGACGGTATCAGGCGgtttaaataatgtgtataacctttgaccttttattattattaatacccACTTAGAAATGCTAGGTTTGGTATAGTATAACACTTAGCATATGAACGTTCATTCGATTactgaaaaaagtatttaaaaacgTCCCATAAAACGCAAACGGCCAGTGCGTGTGATTGACACAATCGCCttaatacatataatttcagtaaaagttgtgttatttgttttgctATAGCCGATAtctatatttttacaattaatacgTTGTTGACAAATTCCACTAAGATTAACAGCATGATTTTGTATTCAACATCCTCAAAATGTGCTGGAACTGTTTTAGACTATTTgatatgtattatatactgcattttattttaagaaagcTGAATCGTCATCAGTGGCAAGGACGTCTACAAGATATGTCGAAAAAGGTATGTGCcattataatattttacttaacTAATGTTGGCGGTACCATTTACAGTTGGTCAATGATGTTTTGACTTAAAAATGACTTGAAATATTTCTGACTGATACTACAACCTATGCTCTCCAATACTTACGtacattatgtaaaataatgatcacGCCATTTTTCTCTCGagtatttttctatatttgaattgACTAAGCTTTTAGCACGGTGAATATAACCATACAATATCATACAATTATTTCAAGGTTATTCGGTTTACAGTCAAGACTGTTGTCCCGTGGTGGAGGGGTTGACATATGAACTGTTGTCCGAGGCCAATATGCACCGGGTGACAATATGTTTGACTGTTACCTAAACTACCAggattaaaacaatatataggatataattgattatttcccgatcatttttgtatttgaacaaCGTGTTAATAATCATGAATAAGATGCCGTCTAAAAATAACGTCATAGCACTAAAGGGAAATAGTACATACTGTTGACCGGGATAAAATTCAATCAAAGACAAATCGATAACTTTCatgtaaaacagaaaacaacaacaacagcagaatAGTATGTATATAACGAATCGCGTTATGATCATAATCATCCATATTCGCCTGACAATCTCCAAATAGATGTATTTCCTAAGCATATTCATCAATAGCATTCATTGTACAATataaatgaacttattttttgACACGACACCACCAAACAGCTAATACCACGTGCGATACCTGCAAATTAGTAGTGCAAAGTCGTTCCGCAAAAACATGAATGTTTATACACGTTCaaattcacatatatatatgggCCAATGTGGAAATATATTGCTTATAAGTTTTTGCTTTTCCAATATTCTTTGACAATTAAACTGGACCAGTACCAAATTTGACGGGGTTAGGGCATTGGAACTACTGAAGACTTCTCTTTTCATTTACAACCGTTccttgtttgtaaaacaaatacttttcgCTAGATATCTCTGAGTGTTGAACTGTTGAGCAAATTCCTCCAAAATATAATGCATCAGgatttaatataaatttcatttgcATTCAGAAGGAAAACGTCTTGCGACATTACAATTAATTCAAATTGTCCCAGACAGTTCAACTTAAAAAGCATTGCGGCTTCTTGATGCTAGCtgtcattttaaataagaaatgcagttaaaaatgtgattttttcactgttaaaaaacaatatacagGGCAATCACAACAAAGTCACAAAACATTGTCGTTTAGATATGTTGGCCAACACTTTAATGCTGGTCATTTATTAGTTTTTAACGTATTTCTATCACAATATTTGGTTGTTaagtttttaaagctgcactctcacatattgaccatttttacaacttttttattttttttgtcttggaaagagcaaatttttgcgtaaatatctgcaaaccaatgatataacattgctgacaaaaaaaaacagatcgtagattttcatatttacgttcgaaaattaatgtattatggcttaaaccgttattatcggtttaagaaaaatgcaaaacacatcaatttttgaacttctgaaaaatctgcgatctgattttttgtcagcagtcgtatataactggtttccatgattttttgcaaaaattggctcgttccaaaaacaataataaaaaagttgccaaaacgttcaatctgtgagaatgcagctttaataaaccTAAACGTGTATGGAAGGTTCAAAAAGAGGTATAGCCTGAACAATGTTGTTATCCGTCATACCAACTGTTTAGTGGGTATGAATATCCCTTAAACTTTTTAAACTGCATACATTACATTATTTCCATATCGAACACCAGCACCCTCAGAGATGTCCATATCGGAACTAGAAGAGGACAACCGGCGACGACGGGCCATGTTGGAGTGCAGGGTCTGTAGAGAGAGGCCGGCCTGCATGTTGCTGATACCCTGTGGTCATAGGGCGACCTGTGGGGATTGTGCACGGAACACAAGCACGTGCCCGGACTGTGAAAGAGATGTCACAAAGACTGTGAAGACTTACATTGCATGAAGATGCATTATCTGACTGTCTTACAAATATCTAGTGCACTTTCTTTTCAGATTTGACTTGATGAATGACTGTGAATTTTATTGATCAGTTGTGTTTGTATTTCCCTGTGCATTTCATAACATTtggagaaataaaaaatatatgtcgtTTTTCGATGCGCAGAACGTATAAATAAGTATGTcacttttgcatttattttcaatctgTTTATGACCTGTCGGCAACAAGAAATAATGATGTGTTAGTGATTTGGTTCAAAAGAAGTTTACTATGATAATGATACATtatgaaaatgtcaacaaaaggGATATGCTTATTGTTTGTTCATCATTTGATAATTTGTTCATTGAATGCTAATcttcaaatttaatatcaaaatggaTGCATGTAGGTAAgggattggttgcctgtaggtagggattggttgcctgtaggaagagattggttgcctgttggtagagattggttgcctgtaggtacGGATTGGTATCCTGTATGTAGAGATTTGTTACCTATAGCTAGAGATTTGTTGCCTGTAGGTAgtgattggttgcctgtaggtagagattggttgcctgatggtagagattggttgcctgtaggaAGAGAc
The DNA window shown above is from Mya arenaria isolate MELC-2E11 chromosome 6, ASM2691426v1 and carries:
- the LOC128238678 gene encoding baculoviral IAP repeat-containing protein 7-A-like gives rise to the protein MDNISDRMNTFDNWQYTASPSKLAEAGFFSIGYHDIVKCYSCGTSLRYLTEDDDPWAVHEQVSNLCPFLTSKAESSSVARTSTRYVEKAPSEMSISELEEDNRRRRAMLECRVCRERPACMLLIPCGHRATCGDCARNTSTCPDCERDVTKTVKTYIA